A stretch of Gambusia affinis linkage group LG10, SWU_Gaff_1.0, whole genome shotgun sequence DNA encodes these proteins:
- the nrd1b gene encoding nardilysin b produces MVSQQQLTKLNNFKKLSESSFPRNHRVKPLHYISWMMGHEGTGSILSLLRKRCWALALYGGNSESGFDQNSTYSIFSISITLTDLGYQNFLQVVHLVFQYLKMLQNLGPQQRIYEEIQKIEDNEFRFQEQMDPIEFVENICENMQLFPKPDLLTADQLMFHYDPEVIRTALSLLTPLRANLLLLAPENEGSCPLQEKWFGTSYSCDDIPEEWERRWESDFELNADLHLPAENRFIATDFNLKKSDCPDTEFPVQILALEQGALWYKKDNKFKIPKAYIRFHLISPIIQESPDNLVLFDLFINILAHNLAEPAYEAEVAQLEYNLMAGEHGMVIRLKGFNHKLPLLLKLIVDQLADFSAEPSVFDMFVKQLKKTYFNILIKHDKLGRDVRLLILEHHRWSVVQKYQVLTEGLQVQQLMAFAAALKEELYAEGLVQGNFTSAESIEFLQYFTEKLRFRPPPAEVPVQFQVVDLPRRHHLCRVKSLNREDANSEVTVYYQSGLKTLKEHALMELMVMLMEEPCFDFLRTKEMLGYQVYPTFRNTSGVLGFSVTVETQATKFSSELVEQKIEDFLVSFGRRLASLSRESFAAQVTALIKLKECEDAHLGEEVDRNWYEVVTQQYLFDRLGREVEVLKGFSREQLVSWFLDHRGNSSRKLSVHVVGFGVEENDPPHQNRAGSAPSSYGPVSELTFLPAAVPTLRNATLITDIRAFTSSLPLHPYYKILS; encoded by the exons ATGGTCAGTCAGCAACAGTTAACAAAactcaacaactttaaaaagctGAGCGAAAGCTCTTTTCCCAGGAATCACAG GGTGAAGCCTCTTCATTACATCTCCTGGATGATGGGACACGAGGGAACCGGCAGCATCCTGTCTCTGCTGCGGAAGAG GTGCTGGGCTCTGGCTCTGTACGGGGGAAACAGCGAGTCGGGCTTTGACCAGAACTCCACCTACTCCATCTTCTCCATCTCCATCACGCTGACTGACTTGGGCTACCAGAACTTCTTGCAG GTGGTCCACTTGGTGTTCCAGTACCTGAAGATGCTGCAGAACCTGGGACCCCAGCAGAG GATCTATGAGGAAATTCAGAAGATCGAAGACAACGAGTTCCGGTTCCAGGAGCAG ATGGATCCGATTGAGTTTGTGGAGAACATCTGTGAGAACATGCAGCTGTTCCCCAAACCGGACCTCCTGACCGCAGACCAGCTCATGTTCCACTATGACCCCGAG GTGATCAGAACCGCCCTGTCTCTGCTGACGCCGCTCCGAgccaacctgctgctgctggctccaGAGAACGAAGGCAGCTGCCCACTCCAGGAGAAGTGGTTCGGTACCAGCTACAGCTGTGACG ACATCCCAGAAGAGTGGGAGCGGCGCTGGGAATCCGACTTCGAGCTGAATGCGGACCTTCATCTTCCTGCAGAGAACCGCTTCATCG CCACGGATTTCAACCTGAAGAAGTCCGACTGCCCGGACACGGAGTTCCCGGTCCAGATCCTGGCCCTGGAGCAAGGGGCTCTGTGGTACAAGAAAGACAACAAGTTCAAGATCCCCAAAG CTTACATCCGCTTCCACCTGATTTCTCCCATCATCCAGGAGAGTCCTGACAA TCTGGTCCTGTTTGACCTCTTCATCAACATCCTGGCCCACAACCTGGCCGAGCCGGCCTACGAGGCCGAAGTGGCCCAGCTGGAGTACAATCTGATGGCGGGAGAACACGGCATGGTGATCCGTCTGAAGGGCTTCAACCACAAGCTGCCG ctGCTGCTCAAACTGATCGTGGATCAGCTGGCGGACTTCAGCGCCGAGCCGAGTGTCTTCGACATGTTCGtgaagcagctgaagaagactTACTTCAACATCCTCATCAAACACGACAAACTGGGAAG GGACGTCCGGCTGCTGATCCTGGAGCACCACCGCTGGTCTGTGGTCCAGAAGTACCAGGTTCTGACCGAGGGTCTGCAGGTCCAACAGCTGATGGCGTTCGCTGCGGCGCTGAAGGAGGAGCTTTACGCCGAGGGCCTGGTCCAGGGGAACTTTACCAGCGCT GAGTCCATCGAGTTCCTGCAGTACTTCACTGA GAAGCTGCGGTTCCGGCCTCCGCCTGCAGAGGTCCCTGTGCAGTTCCAGGTGGTGGATCTTCCTCGGAGACACCACCTCTGCAGGGTGAAGTCTCTGAATCGAGAAGACGCGAACTCTGAGGTCACCGTGTACTACCAG TCGGGCCTGAAGACGCTCAAGGAGCACGCTTTGATGGAGCTGATGGTG ATGCTCATGGAGGAGCCGTGCTTTGACTTCCTGAGGACCAAAGAGATGCTGGG GTACCAGGTGTATCCGACCTTCAGGAATACCTCAGGCGTTTTGGGGTTCTCCGTTACCGTGGAAACGCAGGCCACTAAATTCAG cTCAGAGCTGGTGGAGCAGAAGATCGAGGACTTCCTGGTGAGCTTCGGCAGGCGCCTGGCGTCTCTGAGCAGGGAAAGCTTCGCCGCCCAGGTGACGGCGCTCATCAAGCTGAAGGAGTGTGAGGACGCTCACCTGGGCGAGGAGGTCGACCGCAACTGGTACGAGGTGGTGACGCAGCAGTACCTGTTCGACCGGCTCGGCAGGGAG GTGGAGGTTCTGAAAGGCTTCAGCCGGGAGCAACTGGTTTCCTGGTTTCTGGATCACCGtggcaacagcagcaggaagctcagTGTGCAT GTGGTGGGTTTTGGGGTGGAGGAGAACGACCCGCCCCATCAGAACCGTgctggctccgccccctcctccTACGGTCCGGTGAGCGAGCTGACCTTCCTGCCGGCGGCGGTGCCCACCCTGAGGAACGCCACCCTCATCACTGACATCAGAGCGTTCACCTCCTCCCTTCCCCTCCACCCTTACTACAAGATCCTCAGCTAG